One Prunus dulcis chromosome 7, ALMONDv2, whole genome shotgun sequence DNA segment encodes these proteins:
- the LOC117635808 gene encoding uncharacterized protein LOC117635808 — protein sequence MSAVFFYTAPFCRATYQWITPIFDELREQFPHITMFKVIMEQNRPGPTVDVFGVHRNMNTGSTLDELGIQETPTFHCYLKLERVHEVAGISARHLKKRLENVYKPFQMKGSINIYKLTCMPMRRVEPRTAPGNRQSPNHCTVVPILTLLILSFFFFFLNGC from the exons ATGTCTGCTGTTTTCTTCTACACAGCACCCTTTTGCCGGGCTA CCTATCAGTGGATAACTCCAATCTTTGATGAGTTGCGTGAGCAATTCCCACATATAACAATGTTTAAGGTTATCATGGAACAG AATCGCCCTGGACCCACAGTGGATGTGTTTGGAGTTCATCGCAATATG AACACTGGATCCACATTGGACGAGTTGGGAATTCAGGAGACG CCAACGTTCCATTGCTATCTAAAGTTGGAAAGGGTACATGAGGTTGCCGGTATTTCTGCCAGACACTTGAAAAAGAGACTCGAAAATGTCTACAA gCCTTTCCAAATGAAAGGGTCGATAAATATCTACAAACTCACATGCATGCCGATGCGGAGGGTCGAGCCTAGAACCGCTCCTGGGAACAGGCAAAGCCCTAACCACTGCACTGTGGTGCCCATCCTCACTCttcttattctttcttttttcttttttttcttgaatggGTGTTGA